From Candidatus Hydrogenedentota bacterium, one genomic window encodes:
- a CDS encoding type II toxin-antitoxin system HicA family toxin has product MSRMPQLTAQELVRFLRKQGFVEDRQSGSHLTLWHEEKKTAVTVPIHSHCDLGRGLTARILRDAGFSVDDFLRLK; this is encoded by the coding sequence ATGAGCCGGATGCCGCAGCTCACGGCGCAGGAGCTTGTCCGCTTTCTGCGCAAACAGGGTTTCGTAGAGGACCGGCAATCGGGCAGTCATCTCACGCTTTGGCACGAAGAAAAGAAGACGGCGGTCACTGTGCCCATCCATTCCCATTGCGACCTAGGCCGCGGTTTGACCGCACGCATCTTGAGGGATGCGGGATTTAGTGTTGACGATTTTCTGCGGCTGAAGTGA
- a CDS encoding type II toxin-antitoxin system HicB family antitoxin — translation MRFYTFEIVIEKEPEDEGYFAYSPTLPGCFSNGSTIEEAKRNIREAVQQHLATLRTHGQKIEQQERLVHVEELTVGIPE, via the coding sequence ATGCGTTTCTACACATTCGAGATTGTGATCGAGAAAGAGCCTGAGGATGAAGGGTACTTCGCGTATAGCCCAACTTTACCGGGTTGTTTCAGCAATGGTTCTACGATCGAAGAGGCCAAGCGGAACATCCGCGAAGCAGTTCAGCAACATTTGGCCACCCTGAGAACCCACGGTCAGAAGATTGAACAACAAGAACGGCTCGTTCACGTCGAAGAATTGACTGTCGGAATCCCTGAATGA
- a CDS encoding efflux RND transporter periplasmic adaptor subunit has translation MKTWILVCIACVAAMTAGCGGNTAIEGEGEERAPVEVSAATVETTTLRPSLDLMGALIAAPERTVELCPQVAGFVSRVCIEEGAAVKAGDPVVLLDSRMVEANVSKAAAAVEEARANVALLQKGPLRAEIEAARQDARNAFAAAEAQRAKLKALQPLHEHGEIADVQFEMAKSAADEADAASQAAAQRLKVSEAGTRPEAIEQAKAQLQSAESELAAQKLNLELSTISSPIDGVITQLLVRQGMSLDMTSKVATVVDLSFVYARVRVPASSLAQVTEGATAKVTLDGTSGSEYKGAVARVGKVADESTGDVETLVRIDNKDGALRPGLACRVSIALPEIPNALVVPTAAVADRNGESVVTLIRDDKAYQTVVKTGAHAPGVVQIVAGISAGDTVATEGGYALPEECPVHIVKPEADKAQ, from the coding sequence GTGAAGACATGGATTCTGGTGTGCATTGCATGCGTGGCGGCGATGACTGCGGGTTGCGGTGGCAACACGGCGATCGAAGGCGAGGGTGAGGAACGTGCACCCGTCGAAGTCTCGGCAGCTACCGTGGAAACCACAACTCTGCGTCCGTCGCTCGATCTCATGGGAGCCCTTATTGCTGCCCCCGAACGCACCGTGGAACTGTGTCCGCAAGTAGCTGGATTTGTCAGCCGTGTCTGCATTGAAGAAGGCGCAGCAGTGAAAGCGGGCGACCCCGTAGTATTGCTGGATTCGCGCATGGTTGAAGCCAACGTGAGCAAGGCTGCCGCGGCCGTCGAAGAAGCAAGGGCCAATGTTGCTTTGCTTCAGAAGGGTCCGTTGCGCGCCGAGATTGAAGCCGCGCGGCAAGATGCGCGAAATGCATTCGCTGCCGCCGAAGCCCAACGCGCCAAACTCAAAGCGCTTCAACCCCTGCACGAACACGGGGAAATTGCCGACGTTCAGTTTGAGATGGCGAAGTCCGCCGCCGATGAGGCCGACGCTGCCAGTCAGGCTGCCGCGCAACGCTTGAAGGTATCGGAGGCCGGGACGCGTCCCGAGGCCATTGAACAAGCTAAGGCCCAGCTTCAATCCGCGGAGAGTGAGCTGGCCGCGCAAAAGTTGAACCTTGAACTCAGCACCATTTCGTCTCCCATAGACGGGGTCATCACGCAGTTGCTTGTTCGTCAAGGCATGTCCCTCGACATGACTTCAAAAGTTGCCACCGTCGTGGATCTATCGTTTGTCTATGCGCGCGTTCGGGTCCCGGCGAGCAGTCTTGCGCAAGTAACGGAAGGCGCTACGGCAAAGGTCACACTTGATGGCACGTCCGGCTCGGAGTACAAAGGCGCCGTGGCGCGTGTCGGGAAAGTGGCCGATGAAAGCACCGGCGACGTCGAGACGCTTGTTCGCATCGATAACAAGGACGGCGCATTGCGTCCCGGACTTGCGTGTCGTGTGAGTATTGCGTTGCCGGAGATTCCCAATGCGCTTGTTGTTCCGACCGCAGCGGTGGCGGATCGCAATGGCGAATCCGTGGTCACACTCATCCGTGATGACAAGGCCTACCAGACTGTGGTCAAGACCGGCGCCCACGCCCCCGGAGTTGTCCAGATTGTAGCGGGTATCTCGGCGGGAGACACGGTAGCCACGGAAGGCGGCTATGCCCTTCCCGAAGAGTGCCCTGTACATATCGTAAAACCGGAAGCCGACAAGGCGCAGTAA
- a CDS encoding efflux RND transporter permease subunit has protein sequence MNTEQTSSAASTPLQNGRSSYVVRHGSTILFVSLALCVAGIYAAYRMPASVFPQTDFPRIVILVDNGVMPADEMMATITRPIEEAMKNAPGTVNIRSATGRGSAEVNVFFDWKTDMIQAELYVLAQLSQIRSSLPDTAEYTVNRLTFSSFPILGFSLTSTTRNITELWEKAEYEIKPRLLRINDVASVNIVGGKKPEYHVVVDPAKLDAHHLTLAQVSDAITQTNTFVSAGLHEENRQLYLTLVDGRVAKAADVEKLPVAWVNGAPVLVGDVAMVVRSEAPKYNIVSADGVDAVLLNVYSQPDGNTVGIAAALHDELRALRKTLPPDMKLALFYDQSLFVREGSRSVWESIGFGLLLSVLVMYLFLRNARTTFVAILAIPMCLLMTLTCMYALGMTFNLMTLGGIAAAIGLIIDDAIVVVEAMHTKMCAGRDLRESIHEVLSEVGHALVGSTITPVVVFLPLAFLEGVPGVFFRALAFTMAASLLISLLLALTLTPALGIALLRRHPGETQDELEQGGFILRRLIRLYERVVRVSLRHPALALMCMAFVLLLGTVLYQRLDSDFLPHMDEGAFVLDYVSPEGTSLTETDRMMRHIEAILRKTPEIESYSRRSGAQLGLAATEPNIGDFLVKLKPDRERDTDEVVDAVREEVEAAEPALEVEFPGVLADLIGDLTWSPEPVEIKIFSSNVESLKTVAPQIAEEIEKIPGVVDVNDGLVVAGPSLTFRVHTADALRSGLTAAQIGDEVESALLGKEASYVLEGDRIVGIRVIMDEKERENERKIQNVPLTSASGPRVTLGEVSDLEHEPGLLEMHREDQRQLIAVSARFSGIDTRSGMKAIQRAIKEHVNLPADVSIEYGGLYQQQQESFANLARVLAMAIFFVLTVLIFEFRTFAHPIAIVIGALLALLGVVGALWVTGTSLNIVSFLGAIIGFGIVAKNGILMLDFVEQLQRRGYSLEEALVQSGRRRLRPVLMTSLTAFLGLLPLAYGIGAGADLLRPLAIGVIGALCVSLVLSLIATPTVYYALMKALHPSRTARNST, from the coding sequence TTGAATACTGAGCAAACATCATCGGCCGCCAGTACGCCCCTTCAGAACGGACGAAGCAGCTACGTTGTACGACATGGAAGCACAATTCTGTTTGTTTCCCTTGCGCTTTGCGTCGCCGGTATCTATGCGGCGTACCGTATGCCCGCTTCTGTCTTTCCTCAGACCGATTTCCCGCGCATCGTAATTCTGGTTGACAACGGTGTGATGCCCGCGGACGAGATGATGGCAACCATCACGCGGCCCATCGAAGAGGCCATGAAAAACGCCCCTGGAACGGTCAACATCCGGTCCGCAACGGGACGCGGTTCCGCGGAGGTCAATGTCTTCTTCGACTGGAAGACAGACATGATTCAGGCGGAACTGTACGTGTTGGCCCAATTGTCGCAAATTCGAAGCTCTTTACCCGACACGGCAGAGTACACCGTGAATCGATTGACGTTCTCTTCGTTTCCAATACTGGGTTTCAGCCTAACGAGTACTACACGCAATATCACCGAGCTGTGGGAAAAGGCCGAATACGAGATTAAGCCAAGGCTACTCCGTATCAATGACGTTGCCAGCGTGAACATTGTTGGCGGTAAGAAGCCTGAGTATCACGTTGTGGTTGATCCTGCCAAACTCGACGCGCATCACCTGACACTGGCGCAGGTTTCTGACGCCATCACTCAGACCAACACATTCGTATCCGCGGGACTCCACGAAGAGAACCGCCAACTCTACCTCACCCTGGTCGATGGACGCGTCGCGAAAGCCGCGGACGTTGAGAAGCTCCCCGTGGCATGGGTCAACGGCGCGCCGGTCTTGGTGGGCGACGTGGCGATGGTCGTGCGTAGCGAGGCTCCCAAATACAATATCGTGTCGGCGGACGGCGTTGACGCGGTTCTCCTCAATGTCTATAGCCAGCCCGACGGGAACACGGTAGGCATTGCGGCCGCGCTGCACGATGAATTGCGTGCTCTGCGCAAGACCCTGCCGCCGGACATGAAGTTGGCGCTCTTCTACGACCAGTCATTGTTCGTGCGTGAAGGAAGCCGAAGTGTGTGGGAAAGTATCGGCTTTGGCCTGCTGCTGTCGGTTCTTGTGATGTATCTCTTCCTGCGAAACGCGAGAACGACATTTGTAGCGATCCTGGCAATTCCCATGTGCCTGCTGATGACGTTGACGTGCATGTACGCCTTGGGAATGACCTTCAATCTGATGACGCTCGGCGGAATCGCCGCGGCGATTGGCCTGATCATCGACGACGCCATTGTCGTGGTTGAGGCGATGCACACAAAGATGTGCGCGGGACGTGACCTGCGCGAGTCCATACATGAGGTGCTCTCAGAGGTTGGCCATGCGCTGGTGGGAAGCACGATTACTCCCGTAGTGGTCTTTCTTCCACTGGCGTTCCTCGAAGGCGTGCCGGGTGTGTTCTTCCGTGCCCTCGCCTTTACCATGGCCGCCTCTTTATTGATATCGCTTCTTCTTGCGCTCACCTTGACCCCCGCGCTCGGTATTGCTCTATTGCGGCGGCATCCCGGAGAGACGCAGGACGAATTGGAGCAAGGTGGATTCATACTGCGGCGATTGATTCGTCTTTACGAGCGCGTGGTACGCGTCTCTCTGCGCCATCCCGCGTTGGCGCTCATGTGCATGGCATTCGTGCTTCTTCTCGGGACCGTGCTCTACCAACGGCTCGACAGTGACTTTCTGCCTCACATGGACGAAGGCGCGTTCGTGTTGGACTATGTCAGTCCCGAGGGCACAAGCCTCACCGAGACCGATCGCATGATGCGGCATATCGAAGCCATCCTGCGAAAGACGCCCGAGATTGAAAGCTACTCGCGGCGCTCGGGGGCGCAATTGGGACTCGCAGCGACGGAGCCCAACATTGGCGACTTCTTGGTGAAACTAAAACCTGATCGGGAACGCGACACCGATGAAGTCGTCGACGCCGTCCGCGAGGAGGTGGAGGCTGCTGAACCTGCGCTGGAAGTCGAGTTTCCCGGCGTGTTGGCGGACCTGATCGGTGACTTGACCTGGTCTCCGGAACCGGTCGAGATTAAGATCTTTAGTTCCAATGTCGAGTCTCTTAAGACCGTCGCGCCGCAGATCGCCGAAGAGATCGAGAAGATCCCCGGCGTTGTCGACGTGAATGACGGTCTCGTCGTTGCAGGACCATCCCTGACGTTTCGTGTCCACACAGCCGATGCTCTGCGCAGCGGTTTGACGGCGGCGCAGATTGGCGATGAAGTCGAATCTGCGCTGCTCGGAAAAGAGGCATCGTACGTCCTGGAAGGCGACCGGATCGTGGGCATTCGCGTGATCATGGATGAAAAGGAACGCGAGAACGAGCGAAAGATTCAGAACGTCCCGCTGACCAGTGCAAGTGGACCGCGCGTTACACTCGGCGAAGTGTCCGACCTGGAACATGAACCTGGGCTGCTTGAAATGCACCGCGAGGATCAGCGGCAATTGATTGCCGTCTCGGCACGGTTCTCCGGCATCGACACGCGCAGCGGCATGAAGGCCATTCAGCGCGCAATTAAAGAGCATGTCAATCTGCCCGCTGATGTAAGCATTGAGTACGGCGGTTTGTACCAGCAGCAACAGGAGTCCTTTGCTAACCTCGCGCGAGTACTCGCCATGGCGATCTTCTTCGTCCTCACGGTTCTCATCTTTGAATTCCGAACGTTCGCACATCCCATCGCCATCGTGATTGGGGCTCTCCTTGCTCTTCTCGGTGTCGTCGGCGCTCTGTGGGTTACGGGGACATCGTTGAACATCGTCTCCTTTCTCGGGGCCATCATCGGATTTGGCATTGTCGCCAAGAACGGCATCCTTATGCTCGACTTCGTCGAGCAGTTGCAGCGCCGCGGATACTCGCTGGAAGAGGCCCTGGTGCAGTCGGGGCGCAGGAGACTGCGCCCCGTTCTTATGACTTCGTTAACGGCATTTCTCGGATTGTTGCCGCTTGCTTACGGAATTGGCGCAGGCGCGGACCTGCTGCGTCCTCTCGCGATCGGCGTGATCGGCGCCTTGTGTGTTTCGCTTGTGCTGTCGCTGATTGCTACACCAACGGTGTATTACGCACTGATGAAGGCGCTTCATCCAAGCAGAACCGCGAGGAATTCGACGTGA
- a CDS encoding TolC family protein: MKPEKDYTRAGELIQQRTGSNVVYSPTIESDVQQRVAALLDGGLTQEEAIRVALLNNRAFQSIFQEIGVSRADVAQSALLSNPSLSLSARFPEGGGRSNLSVGFAQEIADLWQIPVRKRIAKDQLEQTVFHVVNAAVDLTARVRRAYFDVCSQEEAERVLAGNLDLLKHAQQLARNRFEAGEATILDVNLVASSVLEGQMRLESTRRDRDVARAGFERLLGLSFEQAGVRLTDPLPRVTADCPDEAALVKRALDTRLDVRMAALDLDAAEAEIKHQRRSILSSLVLGIEGERPEARAPRSLKPLPPVPQKPDLSGVTASQSINEAITQLAQVGRGQAQAGRQNAKDLALQELDNWRGRKLEKRQTIDMILGPSLQVTLPIWDQNKAQIAKARFKYAQKQKDYEEMALGVMQDVRESVARLQAAKSLLELSGRDAIPLAEQNIATAQRAYEAGEENILTLLVAQQTLNDHKEAGARFAADYASALADLEKAVGGALEDAAANSPAPVK; encoded by the coding sequence GTGAAGCCGGAGAAGGACTATACGAGGGCCGGCGAACTCATCCAGCAGCGTACGGGCTCAAACGTTGTGTATAGCCCCACGATTGAGTCTGACGTTCAGCAACGCGTCGCCGCCTTGCTTGACGGCGGGTTGACGCAGGAAGAGGCCATTCGCGTGGCTCTGCTCAACAACCGCGCATTTCAGTCGATCTTTCAAGAGATCGGCGTATCGCGGGCGGATGTGGCGCAATCGGCATTGCTGTCAAATCCATCCCTTTCCCTGAGCGCCCGCTTTCCCGAAGGCGGTGGACGCAGCAACCTCAGCGTGGGCTTCGCTCAGGAAATCGCCGACTTGTGGCAGATACCTGTCCGCAAGCGCATCGCGAAAGACCAACTGGAGCAAACAGTCTTTCACGTCGTGAATGCGGCTGTAGACCTCACCGCGAGAGTCCGGCGCGCGTACTTCGACGTGTGTTCGCAAGAAGAGGCAGAACGCGTATTGGCCGGAAACCTCGATTTACTCAAGCATGCACAGCAACTCGCTAGAAACCGGTTTGAAGCGGGCGAGGCCACCATCCTCGACGTGAACCTTGTCGCCTCCAGTGTTCTCGAAGGTCAAATGCGATTGGAATCCACGCGACGAGATCGAGATGTCGCGCGAGCGGGATTTGAACGGCTGCTGGGGTTGTCATTCGAGCAGGCTGGTGTTCGACTAACAGACCCGCTCCCGCGTGTGACAGCGGACTGTCCCGATGAGGCGGCTCTGGTAAAGCGTGCTCTGGACACGCGACTGGATGTCCGGATGGCCGCCCTTGATTTGGACGCCGCGGAAGCCGAAATAAAGCATCAGCGCCGCTCTATACTCTCGAGCCTTGTTCTCGGGATTGAGGGAGAACGCCCCGAGGCACGCGCGCCCCGAAGTCTGAAACCACTGCCTCCGGTACCGCAGAAACCCGATCTCAGCGGCGTTACGGCAAGCCAAAGTATCAATGAGGCCATCACGCAGTTGGCCCAGGTTGGCCGCGGCCAAGCTCAGGCGGGCAGGCAGAATGCCAAGGACCTGGCGTTGCAGGAGCTCGACAATTGGCGTGGCCGAAAATTGGAGAAGCGCCAAACCATCGACATGATTCTAGGCCCCAGCCTTCAAGTTACGCTTCCGATCTGGGATCAGAACAAGGCGCAAATCGCCAAAGCCCGCTTCAAGTACGCGCAGAAGCAAAAAGACTACGAAGAAATGGCGCTTGGCGTCATGCAAGACGTTCGTGAGTCCGTGGCCCGGCTGCAAGCGGCTAAGAGTCTGCTCGAACTGTCCGGCCGCGACGCAATCCCTCTCGCGGAGCAGAACATCGCGACAGCCCAGCGGGCGTATGAGGCCGGTGAGGAGAATATCCTGACCTTGCTCGTGGCGCAGCAAACGCTCAACGACCACAAAGAAGCCGGTGCGCGGTTTGCTGCCGACTACGCCTCCGCGCTTGCCGATCTTGAGAAGGCAGTGGGTGGCGCGCTCGAAGACGCTGCAGCTAATTCGCCGGCGCCGGTGAAGTAG
- a CDS encoding isoprenylcysteine carboxylmethyltransferase family protein, whose translation MNVWLERAYRFRGVLMAPPYLFCLLVFAGETEHDAVIWPIGLTVFFIGVAIRVWAQVHLHYRLRIHKTLTTTGPYSLVRNPIYIANTTMLLGLTVVSELIWFLPLMLAWCVLVYRFVVRREEAHLTEKYGAPYVSYLQTTSRWVPRFGSRGLRPEMARRFLLPSLVAEAHCLLLVIPLVAKEFFG comes from the coding sequence ATGAACGTTTGGCTTGAACGCGCTTATCGTTTTCGCGGGGTGTTGATGGCGCCACCCTACCTATTCTGCTTGCTTGTATTTGCCGGGGAGACCGAGCACGATGCCGTGATCTGGCCGATAGGGCTTACGGTCTTCTTTATTGGCGTTGCCATTCGGGTGTGGGCGCAAGTACATCTTCACTACCGGTTACGTATTCACAAAACACTTACAACCACCGGTCCCTATTCTCTTGTGCGCAATCCGATCTACATTGCGAACACGACGATGCTGCTCGGTCTGACGGTGGTTTCCGAATTGATTTGGTTTCTGCCGCTGATGCTCGCCTGGTGCGTGCTTGTGTACCGGTTCGTGGTGCGGAGAGAAGAAGCGCACCTCACCGAGAAATACGGGGCGCCGTACGTTTCCTATCTTCAAACAACTTCTCGTTGGGTGCCCCGCTTCGGCAGCAGAGGCCTCCGCCCCGAGATGGCGCGGCGATTCCTATTGCCCAGCCTTGTGGCCGAAGCGCACTGCCTGCTTCTCGTGATTCCACTTGTCGCAAAGGAGTTCTTCGGGTAG
- a CDS encoding HAMP domain-containing histidine kinase: MFFGPNRRATKSLAFRMACWFAVVFAMSFASVLAIGYYVLRASLDSRLDQSMINEIGEYSALLESRGISVLTDVLNGEAMSEGTDRLFFRLLDMQGSVVGTTSMHAWPEFESTGSQIRVPAKNEPAFETLTTTATGPQTRVMTAPLNGDIIFQMGVSTEANDAIMNTFRWVFLGGIIVIVPFSAAGAWYMLRRALRRVEQVTYAATSIELGNLSQRVQVSGYEDEIADLATAFNRMIEHNERLIKNLKEVSDDIAHDLRGPITRIRGTAEVALDETDHTSAQGSVLGSIVEDCDALLTLINTMLEISETEAGLARLTTSEFNMAHLAHDVADLFAPAAEDKGIRLNVRSNGDALFRGDPHRLRRAVAQLIDNAVKYTEAGGEVSVETSESALEVRVTVTDTGVGIAEKHVPGIFSRFYRADESRSQPGNGLGLSLAEAIVKAHRGTISVTSMLGKGSTFTIALPKATA; the protein is encoded by the coding sequence ATGTTCTTCGGTCCCAATAGACGCGCCACGAAAAGCCTTGCCTTCAGAATGGCGTGCTGGTTTGCGGTTGTCTTCGCGATGTCTTTTGCCTCAGTCCTGGCAATCGGTTATTACGTATTGCGCGCCAGCCTCGACAGCCGCCTCGATCAGTCAATGATCAATGAAATCGGAGAATACTCGGCCCTGCTCGAATCGCGAGGCATTTCCGTGCTCACGGACGTGCTGAATGGTGAAGCCATGTCAGAGGGTACTGACCGACTGTTCTTTCGCTTGCTTGATATGCAAGGATCTGTCGTTGGTACAACCAGCATGCACGCGTGGCCCGAGTTCGAGTCCACTGGTTCTCAGATTCGCGTGCCGGCGAAAAACGAACCCGCGTTCGAGACGTTGACCACAACAGCGACCGGCCCTCAAACGCGCGTTATGACCGCGCCCCTCAACGGCGACATCATTTTCCAAATGGGCGTATCCACCGAAGCGAACGATGCCATCATGAACACGTTCCGCTGGGTCTTTCTCGGGGGAATAATCGTTATCGTGCCCTTCTCCGCGGCCGGAGCCTGGTATATGCTGCGGCGCGCGCTTCGCCGCGTGGAGCAAGTCACCTATGCCGCTACAAGCATCGAATTGGGTAACTTGAGTCAGCGCGTGCAGGTATCCGGCTACGAAGACGAAATCGCCGACCTGGCAACGGCTTTCAATCGGATGATCGAGCACAACGAGCGGCTCATCAAGAACCTGAAAGAAGTATCCGACGATATCGCGCACGATCTGCGCGGACCCATCACGAGAATCCGTGGCACCGCGGAAGTCGCCCTTGACGAAACGGATCATACCTCGGCCCAGGGTTCCGTATTGGGGAGCATTGTTGAGGACTGCGACGCCTTGTTGACGCTGATCAATACGATGCTTGAGATTTCGGAAACGGAAGCGGGACTGGCGCGTCTCACCACGTCGGAATTCAACATGGCGCACCTGGCTCACGACGTCGCCGATCTGTTTGCGCCTGCGGCGGAAGACAAGGGGATACGGCTTAACGTGCGATCAAACGGCGATGCCCTGTTTCGGGGCGACCCTCATCGCCTACGGCGCGCTGTAGCGCAACTCATCGACAATGCCGTCAAGTACACGGAAGCTGGTGGCGAAGTGAGCGTAGAGACTTCGGAAAGCGCCCTTGAGGTCCGCGTCACCGTGACCGATACCGGCGTCGGCATCGCCGAAAAACATGTGCCCGGGATCTTCTCGCGCTTTTACCGCGCCGACGAAAGCCGGTCACAACCGGGTAATGGACTAGGACTAAGCCTTGCAGAGGCGATCGTGAAAGCACATCGTGGCACCATTTCTGTAACCAGCATGCTCGGGAAGGGCAGCACTTTCACGATCGCATTGCCGAAAGCAACGGCCTGA
- a CDS encoding response regulator transcription factor, protein MRILLVEDDAKIAAFVVKGLKQSGYTVDHATNGLDGFHLATTESYDAAVVDIMLPKLDGISLIEDLRRQGVNVPVLILSAKQSVSDRVAGLQSGGDDYLTKPFAFSELLARIQALIRRARAVAEPTALTYDDLEMDLLKREVVRSGKPIELQPREFSLLEYLMRNAGRVVSKTMIMEHVWGYNFDPQTNVVEARMSRLRDKVDKGFGNALIHTVRGVGYVLRSQ, encoded by the coding sequence ATGCGCATCTTGTTGGTCGAAGACGACGCCAAAATCGCGGCATTTGTTGTGAAAGGCCTGAAACAATCCGGGTATACGGTCGATCACGCAACCAACGGCCTGGACGGATTCCATCTGGCTACGACGGAGTCCTACGACGCGGCTGTGGTCGACATAATGCTTCCGAAGCTTGACGGCATCAGCTTGATTGAGGACTTGCGGCGGCAGGGCGTCAATGTCCCCGTGCTTATCCTCAGCGCGAAGCAATCGGTAAGTGACAGAGTCGCCGGTCTTCAATCGGGTGGCGACGATTACCTCACGAAGCCTTTTGCTTTCTCCGAGTTGTTGGCGCGCATACAGGCACTCATACGGCGGGCGCGCGCCGTGGCGGAGCCGACTGCGCTCACCTACGACGATCTGGAGATGGACTTGCTCAAGCGTGAAGTAGTGCGATCGGGTAAGCCCATCGAACTGCAGCCGCGCGAATTCTCGCTGCTCGAATACCTGATGCGAAACGCCGGCCGGGTCGTATCGAAGACCATGATTATGGAGCATGTCTGGGGGTACAACTTCGATCCGCAAACGAATGTGGTCGAAGCGCGGATGAGCCGCTTGAGGGACAAAGTCGACAAAGGATTCGGCAACGCCCTGATCCACACCGTGAGAGGGGTGGGATATGTTCTTCGGTCCCAATAG